CTCCTTGGTCATGTTCATGGTGAAGGTGTCGCCAACCTCCTTCAGACGCTCGCCCTGGTCGGCGGAGACGACCATGCCGGAGTCGTCGGTCTCGGCATGGCGCTGCGGGTTGGAAAGGATGTCGAAGATCGCGGCCGCGGGGGCGTCGATCTGGCGGGTAGCGGAGTTTTCGGTGTTCTTATCAATAGCCATGGGTGCCAGCGTACAGACTTCGGCCGGAGCCGGCAGTTAGGTGAAACTAACCAACCAAAGATTGACACTTAAAGGGGTAAAAACTGTTGGATATTCGCCATATTCAACTTCGAGTGGGAAAGGTCACACATGCCGAGCGTGCTGGGGAGAGGGGTCAAGCCGCGGTTGAAACTTGGCAAAACACGTACGGGCCTGCAATTTGAGTGTGTGGAAGCGTCCAACGTCTCATAGAGTATTAGCGACACTGGAGGTGCCATGACTGTACAAAACGCAGACCGTGAAGCCATTCGTCACGGAAAAATTACTGAGAAGCCGCTGCGCGAGCGGCCGTCCTTCCCGACATGGGCCATCAAGCTGACCATGGCCATCACCGGCCTCATCTTCGGTCTCTTCGTGCTCGGCCACATGGTGGGCAACCTGAAGATCTTTATGCCGCTGGCTGCCGACGGCTCCGCGCCGATCGACGACTACGGCGAGTTCCTCCGCACGATCGGCGAGCCGCTGTTCCCGCGCGAGGGCTTCCTGTGGATCGTCCGCATCGTGCTGCTCGTCTGCCTCGTGCTCCACGTGTGGGGCGCGTTCGCGCTGCGCGCACGCTCGAACACGTCCCGTGGCCGCTTCAAGCGCACGAACCTGATGGGCGGCTGGCAGTCCACCGCCACCCGCGCGATGCTGGTCACCGGCATCATTCTGCTGCTGTTCATCGTGTTCCACATCCTGGACCTCACCCTCGGCGAGGCTGTCGCCTCCGACGAGTTTGTCCACGGTGCGGTGCGCAACAACCTGTTGGCCACCTTCGGCCCGGGTCGCTGGTGGGTCACGCTGATCTACGTCGTCGCTAACCTGGCGCTGCTGCTGCACCTGACCCACGGCATCTACCTCGCCGTGTCCGACCTTGGTTGGTTGGGCAAGCGCGGCGAGGGCCTGATGGTCGTGCTCGCGTACATCCTCCCGTTCATCGTCGTCGCCGGAAACGTCATCATGCCGATCGCGCTGGCGGCCGGCTGGGTCCCGGA
Above is a genomic segment from Corynebacterium lujinxingii containing:
- a CDS encoding succinate dehydrogenase cytochrome b subunit; this translates as MTVQNADREAIRHGKITEKPLRERPSFPTWAIKLTMAITGLIFGLFVLGHMVGNLKIFMPLAADGSAPIDDYGEFLRTIGEPLFPREGFLWIVRIVLLVCLVLHVWGAFALRARSNTSRGRFKRTNLMGGWQSTATRAMLVTGIILLLFIVFHILDLTLGEAVASDEFVHGAVRNNLLATFGPGRWWVTLIYVVANLALLLHLTHGIYLAVSDLGWLGKRGEGLMVVLAYILPFIVVAGNVIMPIALAAGWVPDFAR